Within Spinacia oleracea cultivar Varoflay chromosome 4, BTI_SOV_V1, whole genome shotgun sequence, the genomic segment CAATTTCCATGGCGCCCGCAGCTTCTCCAACGTGATTTTATCAAACGCCACCGCTAATCCTTCGTCTGGAATGTCTTCATTATTTTCCTCCCACTCTAACGACGTAGTAATGATTTTCCTAGCCTCCTTAAACCATTGAGATGATGATGCTATTGCTTCTCTGAAATTCAAGGTAGCCACTGATTATTGACTTGATTAACAGTTGATGCACTTGAATTTGTGGGAAAGATGAAGAAAAAAAGAATAATGTTAGTTGGAGATTCAATAATGAGAAACCAATGGGTTTGTGTTATCCAACTGGCCGAAAGCGTGTCATATACAATAACTCTGTTTTCTTCGTTTCCAATTCACAagtgttttaaataaaaaaataaatgttattGCAGGGAAAATGGTTGGAAATTTACTATATATTTCAGAACTTACAGTTGTTGGAAAAGAACACAACTCTGATTGCACTTGGTGATGGTTGGAATGAAATGTTAAAagtaaaaatataattatattaaaaacttAGGATGAGCTCAACTTGTTTTTCAACTTGCGAAGATCTCTTGAACTCAAACCAAAAGCCTTTTGTAGAAGCTCTTCTTTGATATCAGACCCAAAAACAGTAGATGGGATTCTCATCAAGCCGGGATTCTGGCTGTCGAAACTTCCCAAAATAGCTGCATCAGACTCACCAACATTCATCTGGAAATGCAACATTCCCCTAGGAAACACCATTACCTCACCTTTCTCAATCACCTTAGCAAATATTCTTCCCTGACTATCAACAAATCCAGAATAAATACTTCCCTCCAGTACATAAGCAACTTCTGTAGCTCTAGGATGGTAATGTGGAACATTAACACCACCTACACCAAAATCAGCTCTAACCATCGACAATCCTAACGTGTTTAGCCCAGGAAAGACATTTCCATTTACAGGTTTCGAACTGAACCCGCTGTTTGTCAAGTTTCCTGCCACCTTTATTCCTGTGAATACAAAGTCTTCAACTGTTGCATTCGTGTTCATGCAACTCGGATAACCCGGTTTTGTTCCTGATATGCAGAAGTCTTCGATTGGATCAGGGTCAGAACCGCTGATAAAATACGCATTATATTGGATGGATAGGACTAACAGAAATACAAATGGAAAACCCATTTAGGATTCTTAgatgaaaaattaacaactaCAAATAATGATTGAAGCTCTAATGAAATGTCTTACTATTTATAAGCACTTAAAAAAAAAGACAGTAATGAGTCAATAACTTTAGTAGGTGAAACGTGAAAGGAAACATCATGCCTTTTTCCCTTGGCAATCAAGAATTGACTTGTACACTCTGTTGGCACCACAAATAATTGTCAGTCTTGTTTGGCTGCTCCAACTGGTTAAAGTTCAGCGTTTACTTCTGAGTTACCGTTACCGTTACCGTTACCTAAATGGGTCTGAAGTAGCTTTTAAATCGGTTATTATGTTTTCCAACGCACCATTTCTAGACGGGCGAGGTTAAGGAACTGCACACCAAGATGAAATTCATGGAACCCATGAATGAGAGAAAacatcatatatttatttacATTATGCAAATGTTAATTTGATATTTTACCACTTGTCAATTAGTAATTTTGTTCACAATGAAGATAAATTACATGCACCAAAATTGCCAAAGGCGGCATGCAATTTGTTTCATAAACAATATGAACGGAGAGGAAGAGAACCCCATTGTACGCTGAAGTAAAATGAAACCAATATCTAGACATCTAAGGACAAGCAATCTCTGTTTTAGGTCTGCTAATCTAGTCTTCGTAATTAATCAGATTTCCAGAAGAAGATTTAAGCAACTAACCAGAACTTAATCAAGGCTAAAATGGAAGAACAGACGGAAAGTAAAACTATAAATGGGTGGAACACCTTTCTAAGCATTCGAGAGGAAAATGAAAGGGGAAGAGAAATTATGGATGAGAGCTTGGGATGGAGAAACGGTGATAGCTAAGGAGTAGGGACGAAAATGCAGCACCTCTACCTTACACttagaaaagaaaaatattatcCACCTTCAGAAACCTAACAAAGGAAAAtacaaaaattattttccaGAAAAATGTTTTCCGCCTAAACAAACAAGCCTTGATGTAAAACATGGACTGGATGCTCAGCTTGTTAGGACATGCATGCATACACCAGCTTGTCCAGAAGATAACATGGGAAGATAAAAATGAGAAAGTTGCAAAAACAGTGCTTGTATGTTGTAAGAATGCTGTTTTGATTATTCATATGCTTCAAGACAGTCTAAATGAGATGAAACCATTTTGACTGGATGTATCTTGTAGAGATTGGGCTTATTTACAAACTTTTCTTCAAATTCAGGCATATCAAAGCTAGAATTCTTTGTATAACATGGTGAAGGGTAATCTGCAGCAATACAACAGGAGAATCCATCTTGAGGTAACATACCACCGTCACAAGATCACCCAGAGGTAGTACAAGTTCTTGCTTTCAGTAACTGTCTTCGTCTGTTTGTGGCCTTCTTAGGTAGTAACGGAGACAATTAACTAAAACCTGCAAATTTGATTGTATTAAGTTATAACCAAAATTATTAAATCCTATATGAGTATAAAACAAAATCCACAGGGCTGAGAAAGAAAGGATTCCCACGACAAGACTGAAGAAACCCAAGAAATCCGTCTTCATGATATGGGGAAACCCCTATGTTacattaataaatcttgaaacAACTATCATCATAAAATTAACCTGCGAATAATAGACTCACCTGAGACAAGGAACTGTTTAATGCTGCCCCTCGGTAACTCACGTGAAACTTGTCCTTGGCTACGAGTCCCTGTATAAAGAAATAAAACAGTCATTAAAAAAgaacccaaaaaaaaagagacatATAATCTGCAATGACCATTAACCAAGAGGAAATACTTCTGTGTCAATCTCTGCTGACTCCACATCAACATTGATTTCAGACATGATTTTGATGACTTCCATCAGCAGGCCAGGTCTATCTGCTGTTTCTATGTACAGCAAACTATCAAGCAGCAAAAGGCATGTTAGAATTTATGCAGTACTTTATCTTGTCTACCAGAACCATTCCATCTAGATTAACACAAATTACAATCATTATGTTTTAGTGTTTTACACACACCTTAtattgtttgatagttatattTAGCAGTAATTGACAATGTGTAGAGGATTTGGCTGAAATTGGTAAAATGACATTTGACTTGCTAAAGGGGAGGATATGATGACTACTGACTTCATGATTGTATGGAGACTATTTATCAAATGGGCGTTTTGGCATAGCCAACTTGGAGACC encodes:
- the LOC110799112 gene encoding germin-like protein subfamily 3 member 2, encoding MGFPFVFLLVLSIQYNAYFISGSDPDPIEDFCISGTKPGYPSCMNTNATVEDFVFTGIKVAGNLTNSGFSSKPVNGNVFPGLNTLGLSMVRADFGVGGVNVPHYHPRATEVAYVLEGSIYSGFVDSQGRIFAKVIEKGEVMVFPRGMLHFQMNVGESDAAILGSFDSQNPGLMRIPSTVFGSDIKEELLQKAFGLSSRDLRKLKNKLSSS